A region from the Mesorhizobium sp. J8 genome encodes:
- a CDS encoding nuclear transport factor 2 family protein, with amino-acid sequence MTVTLPPPLADYFVANNRHDINAMLAPFTLDAIVKDEGQTHRGTEAIRRWMQSTTDKYHAKVEVKEVGVTANVWRIAGIVSGDFPGSPIPLHYNFTLGGDRIAKLEIGL; translated from the coding sequence GTGACTGTGACCCTTCCTCCGCCGCTGGCGGATTATTTCGTCGCCAACAACCGCCACGACATCAACGCGATGCTCGCCCCTTTCACGCTGGACGCCATCGTCAAGGACGAAGGCCAGACCCACCGCGGAACCGAAGCGATCCGCCGGTGGATGCAAAGCACGACCGACAAGTATCACGCCAAAGTCGAGGTGAAGGAGGTCGGTGTCACGGCCAACGTATGGCGGATCGCCGGCATCGTCTCCGGAGATTTCCCCGGCAGCCCGATACCGCTCCACTACAATTTCACGCTGGGCGGCGATCGGATCGCGAAACTGGAGATTGGCCTGTGA
- a CDS encoding LysR family transcriptional regulator, with amino-acid sequence MNWDDVRIFLAVARAGQILGAAKRLELNHATVSRRIAALEEALRTKLFRRLTTGSELTPAGERFLDIAERMEGDMIAARSTIAGEGDDVSGTVRIGAPDGFGVAFLAKRLGELTALHRELTIQLVPVPRSFSLSRREADIAITVERPTEGRLVAGKLVDYTLGLFASRAYAEASGLPQAPAELARHTLIGYVPDLIVSPSLDYAAEFSPEWRTSFAISSALGQAEAVRSGAGIGILHTFVARSMPELVPVDIVAPIRRAYWLVYHESVRPLRRVQLVANFITKAVERERSLFV; translated from the coding sequence ATGAACTGGGATGACGTCCGCATCTTCCTCGCCGTGGCGCGTGCCGGGCAGATCCTCGGCGCGGCCAAACGCCTGGAGCTCAACCACGCTACCGTCTCGCGCCGCATCGCCGCGCTGGAGGAGGCGCTTCGCACAAAACTCTTCCGGCGGCTCACCACCGGCAGCGAGCTGACGCCGGCCGGCGAGCGCTTCCTCGACATCGCCGAGCGCATGGAAGGCGACATGATCGCCGCGCGCTCGACCATTGCCGGCGAAGGCGACGACGTTTCGGGCACGGTTCGCATCGGCGCGCCGGACGGCTTCGGCGTCGCTTTCCTGGCAAAGCGGCTGGGCGAACTGACCGCTCTGCACCGCGAGCTCACCATCCAGCTGGTGCCGGTGCCGCGCTCCTTTTCGCTGTCGCGCCGCGAGGCCGATATCGCGATCACCGTCGAGCGGCCGACGGAAGGCCGGCTGGTGGCCGGCAAGCTGGTCGACTACACGCTCGGCCTCTTTGCCTCCCGCGCCTATGCCGAAGCCAGCGGCCTGCCGCAGGCGCCGGCGGAACTCGCCCGGCACACGCTGATCGGCTATGTGCCGGACCTCATCGTCAGTCCCTCGCTCGACTATGCCGCCGAATTCAGCCCCGAATGGCGCACCAGCTTCGCCATCTCCTCGGCGCTCGGCCAGGCCGAAGCGGTGCGCTCCGGCGCCGGCATCGGCATCCTGCATACTTTCGTCGCCCGCTCGATGCCGGAGCTGGTGCCGGTCGACATCGTCGCGCCCATCCGCCGCGCCTACTGGCTGGTCTATCACGAATCGGTCAGACCGCTCCGCCGCGTCCAACTGGTCGCCAACTTCATCACCAAGGCGGTGGAGCGGGAGCGCAGCCTGTTCGTCTGA
- a CDS encoding dihydrodipicolinate synthase family protein, giving the protein MWTGVFPAVTTKFTADDRLDHAEMERCYGLQMEAGCDGIIVCGSLGEGPMLSHDEKIEVLKTAQKVAGKKPVLLTVNEPGTREAAAIARRAAKEGADGLMVVPSPIYHTNPQETVAALRGVAEAGDLPVMIYSNRLAYRVDVTVDLMEELASDKRFVAIKESSDDIRRSTEIINRFGDRYDLFTGVDNLAFEALSVGAIGWVAGLVTAFPRETVAIYQLMRQGRRDEALAIYRWFRPLLDLDVSIYLVQNIKLAEVLAIGTNDRVRMPRQPLSGERRKAVEKIVRDALAVRPKLPSLQTSPRSTDGLAAAE; this is encoded by the coding sequence ATGTGGACCGGAGTTTTCCCCGCGGTCACGACCAAATTCACCGCCGATGACCGCCTCGACCACGCCGAGATGGAGCGTTGTTACGGGCTGCAGATGGAGGCCGGCTGCGACGGCATCATCGTCTGCGGCTCGCTGGGCGAGGGGCCAATGCTGTCGCATGACGAGAAGATCGAGGTGCTGAAGACGGCGCAGAAAGTCGCCGGGAAGAAGCCGGTACTCTTGACTGTCAACGAGCCCGGCACGCGCGAGGCGGCTGCCATCGCCAGGCGCGCCGCTAAGGAAGGCGCCGACGGGCTGATGGTGGTGCCGAGCCCGATCTATCACACGAATCCGCAAGAGACGGTCGCGGCGCTGCGCGGGGTGGCCGAGGCGGGCGACCTGCCGGTGATGATCTATTCCAACCGGCTCGCCTATCGCGTCGACGTCACCGTCGACCTGATGGAGGAACTGGCGTCGGACAAGCGCTTCGTCGCCATCAAGGAATCCTCCGACGACATCCGCCGCTCGACCGAGATCATCAACCGCTTCGGCGACCGCTACGACCTCTTCACCGGCGTCGACAACCTTGCCTTCGAGGCGCTGTCGGTGGGCGCCATCGGCTGGGTCGCCGGCCTGGTCACCGCCTTCCCGCGCGAGACGGTCGCGATCTACCAGCTCATGCGGCAGGGCCGCCGCGACGAGGCGCTGGCGATCTACCGCTGGTTCCGGCCCTTGCTCGACCTCGATGTTTCGATCTATCTGGTCCAAAACATCAAGCTTGCCGAAGTGCTGGCGATCGGTACCAATGACCGCGTGCGCATGCCGCGCCAGCCGCTGTCGGGCGAACGCCGCAAGGCGGTCGAGAAGATCGTCCGGGATGCGCTGGCGGTGCGGCCGAAGCTGCCGTCGCTGCAGACGTCGCCCCGGTCGACGGACGGTCTGGCGGCGGCCGAATAA
- a CDS encoding SDR family oxidoreductase: MTIRQTFAIDDREFRGKRVLVTGGTKGAGEAIVHRLAAADARVATTARSPDTGSPAELFVQADVSTLDGAANVAAATIAGLGGIDIVIHSVGGSKSPGGGFAALSDGIWQDELNLNLLAAVRLDRFLVPEMIKQGSGAIVHVSSIQRRLPLYESTIAYATAKAALSTYSKALSKELGPKGIRVNAVAPGWIHTTASEAMVKRLAAHAGSDEETARQGIMDALGGIPIGRPAWPQEIAELVTFLVSDRAPAIHGAEYVIDGGTIPTI; this comes from the coding sequence GTGACCATCCGGCAGACATTCGCGATCGATGACCGGGAGTTCCGGGGCAAGCGCGTGCTGGTGACCGGCGGCACCAAGGGTGCAGGCGAAGCTATCGTTCACCGGCTTGCCGCGGCAGATGCAAGGGTCGCGACGACCGCCCGTTCGCCCGACACCGGGTCACCGGCGGAACTCTTCGTGCAAGCTGACGTCAGCACTCTCGACGGCGCGGCAAACGTCGCCGCCGCCACTATCGCCGGACTTGGCGGTATCGACATCGTCATTCATAGCGTTGGCGGGTCGAAAAGCCCAGGCGGCGGTTTCGCTGCGCTGTCCGATGGAATCTGGCAGGATGAACTCAACCTCAATCTGCTGGCGGCAGTAAGGCTCGACCGATTCCTCGTTCCCGAGATGATCAAGCAAGGCTCAGGCGCGATCGTCCATGTCTCGTCGATCCAGCGCCGGCTGCCCTTGTATGAATCGACCATCGCCTATGCAACTGCGAAGGCCGCGCTCTCCACATACAGCAAGGCCTTGTCCAAAGAACTTGGCCCTAAAGGCATCCGCGTCAACGCCGTGGCGCCGGGCTGGATCCACACCACTGCGTCTGAAGCCATGGTCAAGCGGCTTGCCGCTCATGCCGGCTCGGACGAGGAAACCGCGCGACAAGGCATCATGGATGCGCTCGGCGGCATCCCGATCGGTCGGCCGGCATGGCCTCAGGAGATCGCAGAACTGGTCACCTTTCTGGTTTCGGATCGCGCACCGGCAATCCACGGCGCCGAGTACGTCATCGATGGCGGCACTATCCCGACGATCTGA
- a CDS encoding NAD(P)/FAD-dependent oxidoreductase: protein MQGNSEERGGPSSAPLASSPRSQGEEEDIAIIGGGIIGICAAAFLSEAGRGVTVFDRTGICEETSSGNAAAFAFSDVLPLAHKGMIRQLPKWLADPLGPLAVPPAYLPKLLPWLIRFWRAGAAKHYETSLATQAGMMKLAEAEWMGLLDRSGTRPMLREDGSLEFYESEAEFRAALPGWAERQRFGIGFRHVEGEEMAALQPGLSPRFVKGTFVPGWKTVADPKLLGKAVWAYAERLGARFEHARGERIEAGADGATILLADGSRRRAKKLLIAAGAWSHLLARNLGDRIPLETERGYNTTLPASAFDVKRQLIFSGHGFVITPLQTGLRVGGAVELGGIERPPNFARSKAMLEKAKRFLPGLDPSGGREWMGFRPSLPDSLPVIGAARAPNVYYAFGHGHLGLTQSAATGRLIRDLVLGQTPPLDLSPFRAQRF from the coding sequence GTGCAGGGAAATTCCGAGGAACGGGGCGGCCCGTCATCCGCCCCTCTGGCCTCTTCTCCCCGTTCACAGGGAGAAGAGGAGGATATCGCCATCATCGGCGGCGGCATCATTGGCATCTGTGCCGCGGCCTTCCTGTCCGAGGCGGGGCGCGGCGTCACCGTCTTCGACCGCACCGGCATCTGCGAGGAGACGAGCTCCGGCAATGCCGCCGCCTTCGCCTTCTCCGACGTGCTGCCGCTGGCTCATAAGGGGATGATCCGCCAATTGCCGAAATGGCTCGCCGATCCGCTCGGGCCGCTGGCCGTTCCGCCGGCCTATCTGCCCAAGCTCCTGCCCTGGCTGATCCGTTTCTGGCGGGCGGGCGCGGCGAAGCACTACGAGACGAGCCTCGCCACGCAGGCGGGCATGATGAAGCTCGCCGAAGCCGAATGGATGGGCCTGCTCGACCGGTCCGGCACGCGGCCGATGCTGCGCGAGGACGGCTCGTTGGAATTCTATGAGAGCGAGGCGGAGTTCCGCGCCGCGCTGCCCGGTTGGGCCGAGCGCCAGCGTTTCGGCATCGGCTTCCGCCATGTCGAGGGCGAGGAGATGGCGGCGCTCCAGCCGGGTCTTTCGCCACGCTTCGTCAAGGGCACCTTCGTGCCGGGATGGAAGACCGTCGCCGATCCGAAGCTGCTCGGTAAGGCGGTCTGGGCCTATGCGGAAAGGCTCGGCGCCCGTTTCGAGCATGCGCGGGGCGAGCGCATCGAGGCCGGCGCGGACGGCGCCACGATCCTGCTCGCCGATGGCAGCAGGAGGAGGGCCAAGAAGCTCCTGATCGCCGCCGGCGCCTGGTCGCATCTCCTGGCAAGAAATCTCGGAGACCGCATTCCGCTCGAAACCGAGCGCGGCTACAACACGACACTGCCGGCGTCGGCTTTCGACGTGAAGCGGCAGCTGATCTTTTCCGGGCATGGCTTCGTCATCACGCCGCTGCAAACCGGCCTGCGCGTCGGCGGAGCCGTCGAGCTCGGCGGTATCGAGCGGCCGCCCAACTTCGCGCGTTCCAAGGCGATGCTGGAGAAGGCGAAGCGTTTTCTGCCCGGACTCGATCCGTCCGGCGGCCGCGAATGGATGGGGTTTCGCCCGTCGCTGCCGGATTCGCTGCCGGTGATCGGCGCGGCGCGCGCACCGAATGTCTATTATGCCTTCGGCCACGGCCATCTCGGCCTCACCCAGTCGGCGGCGACCGGCCGCTTGATCCGCGATCTCGTTCTCGGGCAGACTCCGCCGCTCGATCTCAGCCCGTTCCGCGCGCAGCGGTTCTGA
- the livM gene encoding high-affinity branched-chain amino acid ABC transporter permease LivM, translated as MAATVSSERDTVATPVQRAFREALYAGAISLGLFVLFIGLRTDQNISNELILVQRWGLLAIVVAAVTVGRFLYVAYAVPAMERSKAAKAAAPAVVAEPGFVRQNFNKIGATLLILYPIAMVAFFGFQGSLKWVDNFGIQILIYVMLAWGLNIVIGLAGLLDLGYVAFYAVGAYAYALLGTHFGLSFWILLPAAGAMAAFWGVMLGFPVLRLRGDYLAIVTLAFGEIIRLVLINWREVTNGSAGISGIPKVSFFGLMSFNVSDPNYIAKVLHIAQSGAYYKIFLYYLILALCFLTAFVTIRLRRLPVGRAWEALREDEIACRSLGINTTTTKLTAFATGAMFGGFAGSFFAARQGFVSPESFVFLESAIILAIVVLGGMGSLGGIAVAALVMIGGTEILRELDFLKVVFGPDFTPELYRMLLFGMAMVIVMLWKPRGFVGSREPTAFLKERRAVSASFTKEGHG; from the coding sequence ATGGCCGCTACCGTGTCTTCGGAGCGCGACACCGTCGCTACTCCTGTCCAACGCGCTTTTCGCGAAGCGCTCTACGCTGGCGCCATCTCGCTTGGCCTGTTCGTGCTGTTCATCGGTCTCAGGACCGACCAGAACATCAGCAACGAGCTGATCCTGGTGCAGCGCTGGGGCCTGCTCGCCATCGTGGTCGCCGCCGTTACCGTCGGCCGTTTCCTCTATGTGGCTTACGCCGTCCCGGCCATGGAACGGTCGAAGGCCGCGAAGGCTGCGGCGCCCGCCGTCGTCGCCGAGCCCGGCTTCGTCAGGCAGAACTTCAACAAGATCGGCGCCACCTTGCTGATCCTCTACCCAATCGCCATGGTGGCCTTCTTCGGCTTCCAAGGCTCGCTGAAATGGGTCGACAATTTCGGCATCCAGATCCTCATCTATGTGATGCTCGCCTGGGGCCTGAACATCGTTATCGGGCTCGCCGGCCTGCTCGATCTCGGCTATGTCGCCTTCTATGCCGTCGGCGCCTATGCCTATGCTCTGCTCGGCACGCATTTCGGCCTGTCCTTCTGGATCCTGTTGCCGGCTGCGGGCGCCATGGCCGCGTTCTGGGGCGTGATGCTCGGCTTCCCGGTGCTGCGGTTGCGCGGCGACTATCTGGCGATCGTCACCCTCGCCTTCGGTGAGATCATCCGGCTGGTGCTGATCAACTGGCGCGAGGTGACCAACGGTTCGGCCGGCATCTCCGGCATCCCGAAAGTGTCGTTCTTCGGCCTGATGTCGTTCAACGTCTCCGACCCGAATTACATCGCCAAGGTGCTGCACATCGCCCAATCGGGCGCCTACTACAAGATCTTCCTCTATTACCTCATCCTGGCGCTCTGCTTCCTCACCGCCTTCGTCACCATCAGGCTTCGCCGGCTGCCCGTGGGCCGCGCCTGGGAAGCCCTGCGCGAGGACGAGATCGCCTGCCGCTCGCTCGGCATCAACACCACCACCACCAAGCTGACGGCCTTTGCCACCGGCGCCATGTTCGGCGGCTTCGCCGGCTCGTTCTTCGCCGCCCGGCAAGGTTTCGTCAGCCCCGAATCCTTCGTCTTCCTGGAATCGGCGATCATCCTCGCCATCGTCGTTCTCGGCGGCATGGGGTCGCTGGGCGGCATCGCGGTGGCGGCGCTGGTGATGATCGGCGGCACCGAGATCCTGCGCGAGCTCGACTTCCTCAAGGTGGTGTTCGGGCCGGACTTCACGCCTGAGCTCTACCGCATGCTTCTGTTCGGCATGGCGATGGTGATCGTCATGCTGTGGAAACCGCGCGGCTTCGTTGGCAGCCGCGAGCCAACGGCCTTCCTCAAGGAGCGAAGAGCGGTCTCGGCCTCCTTCACCAAGGAGGGCCACGGCTGA
- a CDS encoding 4-hydroxyproline epimerase, which produces MARKSFFCIDGHTCGNPVRLVAGGGPLLQGSTMMERRAHFLAEYDWIRTGLMFEPRGHDVMSGSILYPPTREDCDIAILFIETSGCLPMCGHGTIGTVTFAVEHGLVKPKTPGVLRLDTPAGLVIAEYKQVGEYVEEVRITNVPSFLYAEGLTVECPVLGEISVDVAYGGNFYAIVEPQKNYRDMADYSAGDLIAWSPVVRQRLNEKYSFVHPENPGINRLSHMLWTGKPKHAEADARNAVFYGDKAIDRSPCGTGTSARMAQLHAKGKLKEGDSFVHESIIGSLFKGRVEKEVSVAGKPAIIPSIGGWARMTGLNTIFIDDRDPFAHGFIVT; this is translated from the coding sequence ATGGCCAGGAAATCCTTCTTCTGCATCGACGGCCACACCTGCGGCAATCCGGTGCGTCTCGTCGCCGGCGGCGGGCCGCTGCTCCAAGGCTCGACGATGATGGAGCGGCGGGCGCATTTCCTCGCCGAATATGACTGGATTCGTACCGGGCTGATGTTCGAGCCGCGCGGCCATGACGTGATGTCGGGCTCGATCCTCTATCCGCCGACGCGCGAGGACTGCGACATCGCCATCCTGTTCATCGAGACGTCGGGTTGCCTGCCGATGTGCGGCCACGGCACGATCGGCACGGTCACTTTTGCCGTCGAGCATGGGCTTGTGAAGCCGAAGACGCCGGGTGTCTTGAGGCTCGACACGCCGGCCGGCCTGGTCATCGCCGAATACAAGCAGGTCGGCGAATATGTCGAGGAGGTGCGCATCACCAACGTGCCCTCCTTCCTCTATGCCGAAGGCCTGACCGTCGAATGCCCGGTGCTCGGCGAGATCAGCGTCGATGTTGCCTATGGCGGCAATTTCTACGCCATCGTCGAGCCGCAGAAGAATTACCGGGACATGGCCGATTATTCGGCAGGCGACCTCATCGCCTGGAGCCCGGTGGTGCGCCAGCGCCTCAACGAGAAATACTCCTTCGTGCATCCGGAGAATCCCGGCATCAACCGGTTGTCGCACATGCTGTGGACCGGCAAGCCGAAACATGCCGAGGCCGATGCGCGCAACGCGGTCTTCTATGGCGACAAGGCGATCGATCGTTCGCCCTGCGGCACCGGCACCTCGGCACGGATGGCGCAGCTCCATGCCAAGGGCAAGCTCAAGGAAGGCGACAGTTTCGTGCATGAATCGATCATCGGCTCGTTGTTCAAGGGCAGGGTCGAAAAGGAAGTCAGTGTGGCCGGCAAGCCGGCGATCATCCCCTCGATCGGCGGCTGGGCACGAATGACCGGTCTCAACACCATCTTCATCGACGACCGCGATCCGTTTGCGCACGGGTTCATCGTGACGTGA
- a CDS encoding branched-chain amino acid ABC transporter permease yields the protein MQYFVQQLINGLTLGSIYGLIAIGYTMVYGIIGMINFAHGDIFMVGAFTALIVFLILGALFYSVPVVVALLIMMIVAMLLTSLYNWTIEKVAYRPLRGSFRLAPLITAIGMSIALSNFVQVTQGPRNKPIPPLVSQVYTIDGISISLKQILIVIVTVILLAIFWYLVNRTALGRAQRACEQDRKMAALLGIDVDRTISITFIMGAALAAVAGTLFLMYYGVVVFSDGFVPGVKAFTAAVLGGIGSLPGAVLGGLLIGFIESMWSAYFSIDYKDVAAFSILAIVLIFLPSGILGRPEVEKV from the coding sequence ATGCAATATTTCGTCCAGCAGCTTATCAACGGGCTGACGCTGGGATCGATCTATGGGCTGATCGCGATCGGCTATACGATGGTCTACGGCATCATCGGCATGATCAATTTCGCCCATGGCGACATTTTCATGGTCGGCGCCTTCACCGCGCTCATCGTCTTCCTGATCCTCGGCGCGCTGTTCTACTCGGTGCCGGTCGTGGTGGCGCTTCTGATCATGATGATCGTGGCGATGCTTCTCACCAGTCTCTACAACTGGACGATCGAAAAGGTGGCCTACCGGCCGCTGCGCGGCTCCTTCCGCCTGGCGCCGCTGATCACCGCCATCGGCATGTCGATCGCGCTGTCCAACTTCGTGCAGGTCACGCAGGGTCCGCGCAACAAGCCGATCCCGCCGCTGGTCAGCCAGGTCTACACGATCGACGGCATCAGCATCTCGCTGAAGCAGATCCTCATTGTGATCGTCACCGTCATATTGCTGGCGATCTTCTGGTATCTCGTCAACCGAACCGCGCTCGGCCGGGCGCAGCGCGCCTGCGAGCAGGACCGCAAGATGGCCGCGCTGCTCGGCATCGACGTCGACCGCACCATCTCCATCACCTTCATCATGGGCGCGGCCCTTGCCGCCGTCGCCGGCACGCTGTTCCTGATGTATTACGGCGTCGTGGTGTTCTCGGACGGCTTCGTGCCGGGCGTGAAGGCTTTCACGGCGGCGGTGCTCGGCGGCATCGGCTCGCTGCCCGGCGCCGTGCTCGGCGGATTGCTGATCGGCTTCATCGAGAGCATGTGGTCGGCCTATTTCTCGATCGACTACAAGGACGTCGCCGCCTTCTCGATCCTGGCGATCGTGCTGATCTTCCTGCCCTCCGGCATTCTCGGCCGGCCTGAAGTCGAAAAGGTCTGA
- a CDS encoding winged helix-turn-helix transcriptional regulator → MTRTDEKVRYLPESKSEALTPSSAASGVENALRILEGRWKLVILFHLFGGNVLRFSDLERAIPAISQKMLIQQLRQMEADGIVRRIVHHQVPPKVEYCLTDWGQALCPALDALLKWAAKKEPIEA, encoded by the coding sequence ATGACAAGAACCGACGAAAAAGTAAGGTACTTACCCGAAAGTAAGTCAGAGGCCCTGACGCCTTCATCCGCGGCGAGCGGCGTCGAAAACGCGCTGCGCATTCTCGAAGGCCGATGGAAGCTGGTGATCCTGTTTCACCTGTTCGGCGGCAACGTGCTGCGCTTCTCCGACCTCGAACGAGCTATTCCCGCGATTTCGCAGAAGATGCTGATCCAGCAACTCAGGCAGATGGAAGCAGACGGCATTGTGCGCCGCATCGTTCATCACCAGGTGCCGCCGAAGGTCGAGTACTGCCTGACCGACTGGGGTCAGGCGTTGTGCCCGGCGCTCGACGCGCTGCTGAAATGGGCAGCAAAAAAAGAGCCGATTGAGGCCTGA
- a CDS encoding GntR family transcriptional regulator gives MIVTLELAPSSFVTEGALIERLSLGRTPVREAIQRLAWEGLLDIRPRAGIAVAPLHAGDWLRVLDARRGIEVVLARSAARFVTREAADLFHEAALAMQKAVISGNVLAFIQADKALDEALAIAADNPFAARVAAPLQTHSRRFWYRYKADTGLAESAEHHVALIRSILDGDEEAAAKDAKKLMALLRGHAEVAATR, from the coding sequence ATGATCGTCACGCTCGAGCTGGCGCCGTCGAGCTTCGTCACCGAAGGCGCGTTGATCGAGCGGCTGAGTCTCGGACGCACGCCGGTGCGCGAGGCGATCCAGCGGCTGGCCTGGGAAGGACTTCTCGACATCAGGCCCCGCGCCGGCATCGCGGTCGCGCCGCTTCACGCCGGCGACTGGCTGCGGGTGCTGGATGCGCGGCGCGGCATCGAGGTGGTGCTCGCCCGCTCGGCCGCCCGCTTCGTCACCCGCGAGGCCGCCGACCTTTTCCATGAGGCGGCGCTCGCGATGCAGAAGGCGGTGATCTCCGGCAACGTGCTTGCCTTCATCCAGGCCGACAAGGCGCTCGACGAAGCGCTGGCGATCGCTGCCGACAACCCCTTCGCAGCGCGTGTCGCCGCCCCCTTGCAGACCCACAGCCGCCGCTTCTGGTATCGCTACAAGGCCGACACCGGGCTGGCCGAATCCGCCGAGCACCACGTCGCGCTGATCCGCTCTATCCTCGACGGCGACGAGGAAGCCGCCGCCAAGGATGCCAAGAAACTGATGGCGCTGCTGCGCGGCCACGCCGAGGTCGCCGCCACCCGGTAA
- a CDS encoding CoA-acylating methylmalonate-semialdehyde dehydrogenase → MIEYGHFIGGKRVAGTSGRKQDVMQPMDGSVRGTVALASQAELRAAVENAKAAQPKWAATNPQRRVRVLMKFLELVQRDYDELADILAREHGKTIADARGDIQRGLEVVEVCIGAPHMMKGEFTDGAGPGIDVYSMRQPLGVVAGITPFNFPAMIPLWKIAPAIACGNAFILKPSERDPGVPLRIAELFIEAGLPEGILNVVNGDKEVVDAILDDPDIKAIGFVGSTPIAHYIYSRGTASGKRVQCFGGAKNHMIIMPDADMDQTVDALIGAGYGSAGERCMAISVAVPVGNDTANRLMEKLVPRVESLKVGPSTDSSADFGPLVTAQALERVKGYVDIGVKEGAKLVVDGRGFKMQGYENGYYMGGCLFDNVTADMRIYKEEIFGPVLSVVRAPRYEDAIKLANDHEMGNGVAIFTRDGDAARDFASRVQVGMVGVNVPIPVPIAYYTFGGWKASSFGDLNQHGPDAFRFYTKTKTVTSRWPSGIKDGAEFVIPTMN, encoded by the coding sequence ATGATCGAATACGGTCATTTCATCGGCGGCAAGCGTGTCGCCGGCACCAGCGGCCGCAAGCAGGATGTGATGCAGCCGATGGACGGCTCCGTGCGCGGCACGGTGGCGCTGGCCTCGCAGGCGGAACTTCGCGCGGCGGTCGAGAATGCCAAGGCAGCGCAGCCGAAGTGGGCGGCCACCAATCCTCAGCGCCGGGTACGCGTGCTGATGAAGTTCCTCGAACTGGTCCAGCGCGATTATGACGAACTGGCCGACATCCTGGCGCGCGAGCATGGCAAGACCATCGCCGACGCGCGCGGCGACATCCAGCGCGGCCTCGAAGTGGTCGAGGTCTGCATCGGCGCGCCGCATATGATGAAGGGCGAGTTCACCGACGGCGCCGGCCCCGGCATCGACGTCTATTCGATGCGCCAGCCGCTCGGCGTCGTCGCCGGCATCACCCCGTTCAACTTCCCGGCCATGATCCCGCTCTGGAAGATCGCGCCGGCCATCGCCTGCGGCAACGCCTTCATCCTGAAGCCGTCCGAGCGCGATCCGGGCGTGCCGTTGCGCATTGCCGAGCTCTTCATCGAGGCCGGCCTGCCCGAGGGCATCCTCAACGTTGTCAACGGCGACAAGGAAGTGGTCGACGCCATCCTCGACGATCCGGATATCAAGGCCATCGGCTTCGTCGGCTCGACGCCGATCGCGCATTACATCTATTCGCGCGGCACCGCCTCGGGCAAGCGCGTGCAGTGCTTCGGCGGCGCCAAGAACCACATGATCATCATGCCCGACGCTGACATGGACCAGACGGTCGACGCGCTGATCGGCGCCGGCTACGGCTCGGCCGGCGAGCGCTGCATGGCGATCTCGGTGGCCGTCCCGGTCGGCAACGACACCGCCAACCGGCTCATGGAAAAGCTGGTGCCGCGCGTCGAAAGCCTGAAGGTCGGCCCCTCGACGGATTCTTCCGCGGATTTCGGCCCGCTGGTGACGGCACAGGCGCTGGAGCGCGTGAAGGGGTACGTCGATATCGGCGTCAAGGAAGGCGCCAAGCTCGTCGTCGACGGCCGCGGCTTCAAGATGCAGGGCTATGAGAACGGCTACTATATGGGCGGCTGCTTGTTCGACAATGTCACCGCCGACATGCGCATCTACAAGGAAGAAATCTTCGGGCCGGTGCTCTCGGTGGTGCGCGCGCCGCGCTACGAGGATGCCATCAAGCTCGCCAACGACCATGAGATGGGCAATGGCGTCGCCATCTTCACCCGCGACGGCGACGCCGCGCGTGACTTCGCCAGCCGTGTTCAGGTCGGCATGGTCGGCGTCAACGTGCCGATCCCGGTTCCGATCGCCTACTACACGTTCGGTGGCTGGAAGGCGTCGTCCTTCGGCGACCTCAACCAGCACGGCCCGGATGCGTTCCGCTTCTACACCAAGACCAAGACGGTCACCTCGCGCTGGCCGTCGGGCATCAAGGACGGCGCCGAGTTCGTCATCCCGACGATGAACTAG